In a single window of the Elaeis guineensis isolate ETL-2024a chromosome 8, EG11, whole genome shotgun sequence genome:
- the LOC105049836 gene encoding protein IQ-DOMAIN 13 — protein sequence MGKKGNWFTALKRAFFSSSKDKDKPTDASEKKNIKEKKRWGFGRSKHREVNSFFPLSREPSSIEKILCDAEREQCHKIQQAPQREQFHKIQQAPQKEQYHKIQQAPQEKVQPLKKTTPAPAHLLAPVRAPAPKPSIAPNYIQMSAIKIQAAYRSHLARRSYRALRGLMRLQDVMRGHSVKHQTMNAMKCMQMLVRVQSQIRSRRLQMMESRRQKSDKENESSFSKWSASHQSEAEAHEQWVNSMLTKEEVDARMRRKVEAVIKRERALTYAYSHQLLKVTPKSAHAVLTDIRTGGFPWWWNWLERHLSPAARPNPLASPIPRTPTTPSAASQPRPPSRGTPRPASASRRRDHRASSGGLRDDESLTSCPALAVPNYMAPTASAKAKVRSLAEDRDGKRRFSFGLDQSIGSLQWSKGESLFAATRDAGSQRMGAGKHKKTLSVDSTVSLPAGVGRRPFK from the exons ATGGGGAAAAAGGGGAACTGGTTTACGGCTCTCAAAAGGGCATTCTTTTCAAGCTCTAAAGATAAAGATAAGCCGACCGAT GCGTCGGAGAAGAAAaacataaaagagaagaaaaggtggGGATTTGGAAGATCAAAACACAGAGAGGTCAATTCCTTTTTTCCTCTCTCCAGAGAGCCAAGCAGCATTGAAAAGATATTATGTGATGCTGAAAGGGAGCAGTGCCACAAAATACAACAAGCCCCTCAGAGGGAACAGTTCCACAAAATACAACAAGCCCCTCAGAAAGAGCAGTATCACAAAATACAGCAAGCCCCTCAGGAGAAGGTTCAACCGCTCAAGAAAACTACACCAGCTCCTGCACACTTATTGGCACCTGTGCGTGCACCTGCACCGAAACCATCGATTGCCCCAAACTACATTCAAATGTCAGCAATCAAAATCCAAGCAGCTTATAGAAGTCACTTG GCTAGAAGGAGCTACCGGGCGCTAAGAGGATTGATGAGACTTCAAGATGTGATGAGAGGGCATAGTGTGAAGCATCAGACCATGAATGCAATGAAATGCATGCAGATGCTTGTGAGAGTCCAATCACAAATACGTTCAAGGAGGCTGCAAATGATGGAGAGCAGGAGACAAAAGAGTGACAAGGAAAATGAGAGCAGCTTCAGCAAATGGAGTGCAAGTCACCAG TCAGAGGCAGAAGCCCATGAGCAGTGGGTCAATAGCATGCTAACAAAGGAGGAGGTTGATGCAAGAATGCGGAGAAAGGTGGAGGCAGTCATCAAGAGGGAAAGAGCTCTGACCTATGCTTACTCTCACCAG CTATTGAAGGTGACGCCCAAGTCCGCCCACGCCGTCCTCACCGACATCCGCACCGGTGGCTTCCCCTGGTGGTGGAACTGGCTCGAACGCCACCTCTCCCCCGCCGCCCGCCCCAATCCCCTAGCCAGCCCCATCCCTCGCACCCCCACCACTCCCTCCGCCGCCTCCCAGCCCCGCCCTCCCAGCCGTGGCACCCCCCGCCCCGCCTCCGCCTCCCGCCGCCGGGACCACCGCGCCTCCTCCGGCGGCCTCCGGGACGACGAGAGCCTGACCAGCTGCCCGGCCCTCGCGGTGCCCAACTACATGGCCCCCACCGCCTCCGCGAAGGCCAAGGTGCGATCTTTGGCCGAGGATCGCGATGGGAAGCGCCGGTTCTCGTTCGGGCTGGACCAGAGCATCGGGTCGCTGCAGTGGAGCAAAGGAGAGTCGCTCTTCGCGGCGACGAGGGACGCCGGGTCGCAGAGGATGGGCGCGGGGAAGCACAAGAAGACGCTCTCGGTCGACTCCACCGTCTCTTTGCCCGCTGGAGTAGGAAGGAGACCGTTCAAGTAG